The Ancylothrix sp. D3o genome segment GCCAATTCTGCGGTAAACGCCGATAAATCCGTAGGTTCGTAACTCGCCTGAATCCGACCGGCCTCTATGCGTGAAAAATCCAGCAAACTGTTAACCAGTTTCAGCAAACGCAAACTATTCCTTTGCACCGTTTCTAGCTGTTCGCGTTCTGCCGGTTGTAAACGATCTGCCAAACTTTGCAAAGAATCTTCTAGGGGCCCCAACATTAACGTCAAGGGGGTGCGAAATTCGTGGCTGACATTCGAGAAAAATGCTGTTTTTGCTCGATCAAGTTCTGCTAAAGCTTCGGCTCGCTTGCGCTCTTCTTCATAAGCTTGAGCATTACCAATACTAGCGGCAATTTGAGCGGCGACTAAAGTGATAAAACCTTGATAATTGTCATCAAAAAGCCGGTAAGGATTCAAACCGGCCACTAAAATTCCTGCTTTGCCGGTTTGGCCCGAAGCAGCCAGCGGCACCGCAACTGCTTGATGAGGAGGACTTGACCAAGCGCCGGTGGGTAGCTTTTCAAATAATGCCGGTAAATTTTCAACCACACAAGGTTTCTGAGTTTGAATTACTTCCGCAAACGGCCAAATTGAATTACTGTCAAGAGCGGCTGTTTGGGGGACGGCTGGATGATTTCGGTCAATTCCGCAGGTGCCGGCCAAAAAAAGGCTATCGTGCACAGAATCAACCAGATATATCATTGCAAAGGGCAAATCTAATGGATTTGTTTCCAGACATTTTGCACTTAAACTGCAAGCATCGTCAAAAGTTCGAGCATCGGCTGTATTGGCTGCCAATTCCCGCAACAAAGCTAATTGACGTTCACCGATGATCCGCTGCGTATCTTCGCTATTCGCGCAAATAATCCCGCCGGTGCCGCCTTCGTCATCAGGTACAGGGCTATAAGAAAATGTGTAATAAGTTTCTTCTGGGTAGCCGTTGCGCTCCATAATTAACAACAAGGCTTCGTCATAAGTACCCTCATTGTTGAGCATTGCCTGATCAGCACGGGGCCCGACTTGATCCCAAATTTCGGCCCAAACTACAGATGCCGGTTGGCCAAGAGCTTGTGGATGTTTGCCCCCCAGCACAGATCGGTAAGCGTCGTTATAAATATTAATAAGTTGTTCTCCCCACCAGACAAACATCGGCTGTCTGCAAGTGAGGGTAATTCTCACACAGGTTTTGAGACTTTGCGACCAATTCTCAACAGGGCCAAGAGGTGTTTGAGACCAGTCGAGTGAGCGCATCATTGCTGCGGTTTCGGTGTTGCCTGCAAACAGGCTTTCGATAGTTGTTGCTGTTTGCTGTTTATTTGCCACAATTTTTCTTAGCTTTCTATAAGAAGTCATTTTAAACTAAAAATTATTGGTCATTGGTCAATGGTCATTGGTCATTGGTTATTTGAGTGATTACATACCCTACCTGCAAAAAAACCTATGCAGCTTACTTACCTAGATAGCAATTCTTGGTTAATAGAAACAGCCGGCCAGCGAATTTTACTTGACCCTTGGTTAATTGGCCCTCTTGTTTTTGGAAATCTTCCTTGGTTATTTAAAGGCGACCGACCCCAACCACGTCAAATTCCTGCAAATATTGATTTAATTCTCCTTTCTCAAGGTCTGGAAGATCACGCACATCCTCCCACTCTCAAAGAATTACAAAAAACTATCCCGGTTGTTGGTTCCCCCGGCGCCGCTAAAGTTACCACTCAACTTGGATATAGCAAAGTTACGCCACTTTTGCACAATCAAAGTTACACCCTGGCAAATAAGGTACAAATAACCGCTTTTCCGGGGTCTCCCATTGGCCCGACTACTGTTGAAAATGCCTATCTGCTCAAGGATTTAGAAACCGGCACAAGTCTTTATTATGAACCACACGGTTATCACTCTCCTACCCTCAAAGAGTTTGCCCCCATTGATGTTGTCATTAGTCCCCTTATTGACCTGGCAATTCCCTTTCTGGGGCCGGTTATTAAAGGTTCTCAAACAGCTTTAGATTTAGCAAAAATGGTGCAGCCGCAAGTAATTTTACCTACGGCTGCGGGTGGAGATGTAATTTTTGAAGGGTTATTAATGTCGATTCTTCGTGCTGTCGGAAGTGTCGAAGAATTCCAACAATTACTCATAGCTAATAACCTTTCCACAAAAGTTATTGACCCTAAACCAGGCGAAGCTTTTACCCTAGAATTGCAACACCGCGCTTTTGTTTAAAAGAGCTTTCAATAAACCAGGTTTTTTAAACAAACCTGGTTTTTTTAAGTAAGTTTATTCAAATTTCAAAATCCCTCTATCCCCATCTAAAATTACCGGCACCCCCACCGGCAAGGCTGCATTTTCCCCCTCATGGCCAAACGGCAAACCAGACACCACCGGCACCCCCAAATCTCCCAGCCGATTTTTCAAAACTTCATCCACTGTAAAACTGGGAATTTTGGCCTCTACCTCACACCGCGAAAACCGGCCCAAAGCAATACCTTTTACCCCCGTAAACATCCCCATTAATCGCCATTGTGTCAGCATTCTATCCAGACGATAAGGCGCTTCTCCCACATCCTCAAAGGCTAAAATTACGCCGTCAAAGGAAGGCTGAACAGGTGTCCCTAACAAATGCGTCGCCACTGTCAAATTTGCCGGCAATAATAATCCAGACACGACACCACCCCCCCAGCCGGTGCCTTGTAAAGCTTCTAAACTGCGATTTTCCACCCAATCAAACAACCGCGTAATAGACCAGTCTGGCTCTGCTGCAATCGTTGTCAATAAGGGGCCATGAACACCAGAAACGCCCATAGTGCAAAGACTCCACAGCAGGCCGGTGATATCGGAAAAACCAATTAACCATTTAGCCTCAGTGGTCGGCCATGTCCAATTTTCTAACAATCTCGCACCACCATAACCACCTCTGGCGCATAAAATCCCTTTACATTCAGGATCATTCCAGGCTTGTGCTAATTGATAGCGGCGGGCTTCATCGGTGCCGGCGAGATATCCCCACCGGCTATCATAGCCTTCGCACAATTCGACTCGATAACCTCGATTTCGCCAAATTTCTACACCTTTCTCGAAGGCTTCGGTTTCTCGTAGGCATCCTGAAGGGGCAATTACTCGGAGTAAATCACCTTTTTTGAGGGGGGCCGGTTGGCAAATTTTGATCGGTTTTTGCATGGGTTTTTTTATTAACCGCAGATAGAGGTATGGCAGGCAAGATGCCTGCACCACAGATAAACGCAGATGGTTTTTTTGTTCGGGACAAAAGACAGATGAACACAGATAGAATCTAGAATTTTATCCGCGTTTATCTGCGTTTATCTGCGGTTAATATATTCTTAAACCATTGTTCCATTCTATCGCCCCAGGCCGGCAAAGAATATTCTTCTTCTGCTTGTTTCCGGCAATAATAGCGGTTAATTTTATCGAGATTATTAATAGCATCAACTAAGGCATCAACGCTATCTGGTTCAACTAAAAAGCCGGTTTCGCCATCGCGGACAATTTCGATGGGCCCGCCACGACGATAAGCAATCACCGGCACTCCACAGGCTAAAGCCTCAATAGCAACATTACCAAAAGCTTCTACCCAACGTGGTGTCATTAACATTCCTCGGCATTTTCCTAACTGGGCTTGTAGTGCAGTTGTAGATAAAAAACCGACGTATTCTATGGGTGCATCGGGATAATCTCGGAGGATTTTTTCCCAATATTCTTGATCTTGAATTTTTCCAAAAATCTTGAGGGGAATTCCTAGGATTTGTGCGGCTGCTACTGCATCTTCTAAGCCTTTTTCTGGGGCAATTCTGGCAACCCAAGCCAGTTGATTTTCTGGGGTTTCGCAATAATTATAAAGCGATAAATCTATGCCACTGCCTAATACTTTACAGTCTTTGGCAAAGGTAAAAGTTTCTGCTTGGACTTTTGTACAAACGCCAATTGTACCAGGAAACTCTTGGACTATTTCGCCCACAATGGTATCCATTGCCTGACTGAGCGAACCCATACTAATAACATGAGCAATGGGAATATTATAAAACCTAGTTAAAAAACAGGGCAACCAATCATAAGCAAAGTTAACTATTAAATCATATTCAGATTGGACTTTGCGGGCATATTCACACATATTTACCAGCACAGAATTACCTGCCATGATCACCGGCACATCACGATCTTGAGTTTGGGCCGGCACCTGCAACTCCCCCGCCACTTCTACTATGGGTAAGTTTCCCATTTGGGAATTCATTGGAGCCAAAATTGTTAACTGATGCTGGCGACGCAACATTTCCAGCGCCACATTATAAAGAGTTAACTCAACTCCACCGCCTAAACCAGTACCCAAAGGCCCGACAGAAGTAGATAAAAATAACAACCTCATTAAGCATCCACCCGCAAAACATCAAATAATAATCCTAACTTAAATTGTCGTGGGAATTGTCTCTGGAACTCCCCGAATCTGAACGTCGCTGAGGGGTATCAACTCCCGCAACAAAGCGAATATTATTTAATTGACCCAAAGCCCAGCGAGCAGTCTCCTGAACCTCTACATCCTCATCATCTACCGCCCGCCGCAAAAGCTGACTCATTTGCAAAAGCAAATCGTAAATGCGGCTTAAATCTCGAATCGCATTTTTACGAACTTCAGCATTATCATCTTCTAAAGAAAGAGCTAAAGCGCGATTCATTGGTTTAAGGGTGCGGGTGCCAATTTCTGACAAAGCAGCTAAAATCAAACTGCGCTGCTGAGAATCGGAATCTATTAATAAATTTACCAACGGCTGAATCGCTCTGGAATCACCCCGTTGTCCTAATTCCCAAATTGTTTTACGCCGTTTGAATTGGTCAAGAGTTGGCAAGTCTCTAATTAATTCTTCAACAATATCAATTTTACTGAGACGAGGCATTTCATCAAAGGCTAGAGCCTCCCCCGTCTTATTTACCAGTTGTGGAGCATCATGCTGTTCGGAGGGATTTGTACCCCATTCAGAAAACCCATTATTTTCGTAATTTTGTTGAGGTTTTGATGTCGATTCCAATTGTTTAGAAGTGTCAAATTTTTGGGTTTGGGGTACTTTAGGTTTTAATTGTCGGTCTTGCTGATCATATTCGTCTGGTTCGGTTTCTTCTCCCGAACGCATTAATAAATAAAACAAGCCTCCGACAATTGCCACTAAAGCTATACCCCCTAATCCCAGCAAAAAGAATCCTCTTTTGCCTTGCAACAATCCAGGTTTTTTTGCAGGGTTGGGTTTGGGTTGGGAAGTTTTGACAATTGATTCTTGAGACTTTTGAACGGCGGTTTGGAGGCGTTGTGTGGTAATTGCACCGGCAATACCATCGGAGGTTAAGCCTACCGACTGCTGAAATTTTGCCACCGCATCAATGGTTGTTTCTCCATAAAACCCATCTACTGTTTCGGTATAAAATCCTAATTTTTTGAGGCTTGTTTGTAATTGTTCCACAGCCGGCCCACGATCACCTGCTTGTAGGGTGGGAGGGGGTGTGGTTGGAGGGGCGTCGGTTTGAGCTAGTTGTACGGGTGTCAAAAAGCTCTCCCCCGGTTGCTGGGGGTAGGATGAGCCAGTTGCAGGAGAAGTGAACAAACCCAAGCAACTAGCGCAGGTGATAAACAACGCAGTGGAGCGGTAAAGCGCCATAGTTAAGAGCGAGGGGGTGGGAGAGTGAACCAGCGTAGTTTCTGGTGTAACTAAACTAGCTCAATCCTACCGTTATCTATCGAAACCGCTTAAATTTCTGTTTCTGTTTCGCTGAGGCGGACTTGCAGGGGTATTTTTTCTGCTGGTTTGTCTTGAACTCTTGTTAATAGCAGTTGGTTTTCTGTTGCGGCTATACCCCGTTTGACATTCAGTATTTGGGCAATGTTATCGCGCTGATTGATTAAATATATACTCAGCAAGGTCAGGCAAACTCCTGCTGTTTGTAAGGGACTGAGCATTTCTCCTAAGAATAAGTTGCCAAAGAGTAGGGCAAAGACGGGAGTTAAGAAGGTTAAGGCGCTGAGACTGGTGAGGTTACCGCTGGATGCAAAGTAAAAAAATAAACCATAGGCAATTGCACTGCCAAAGACTGTGGCGTAAGCTAATCCTAGCCAGCCGGCTAAGTCTAGGTTCTGCCATTGTTGGGTTTCGGTGACGGCGGAGAGGGCAAATAAGGGTAAGCCGCCTATGATCATGTGCCAGCCTGTGGCGACGACGGGATCTGCATATTGGCTGACTTTGCGTATGGTGACGGTGCCGAGGGCCATTGATAGGGCTGCTAGTAGCATTAACCATTCGCCGCTTTGGAATAGGGAGGTGGCTAGGTTTTGCCCTGGTTCAAAATTTTGGCTAATTGCAGAAAAGTGTCCTTGTAGTATTTCGAGTATCCATTGATCGGGTAAGCCTATGCAGCTAATGCCTAAAACGCCGATTAATAGCCCTAACCATCCCCATATTCCTATTTGTTCGGCAAATAAAAATCTGCATAATATGGCGACGGCTAAGGGTTGGGAGTCTATCATTACTGAGCCGAGTCCGGCGCCGGTTCTGACTAAGCCTTGGGCTAAAAAGCCTTGAAACATGGCTGCATCTACTACGGCAAATAGGCTGATCCATAACCAGGCTTTCCAGCCTTTGGGTTGGGATCTACCGGCTAAATGGGCTGCTGCTAAGACTAGCAGGCCGGCTGGAACTAGGCGCACACCGGCTACAAAAAATGCTGTTGTGTTGGGGATGGCGCTTTTCATGGCTACCATTGCTGTCCCCCAGAGGAAAAATGGTGCGATTAATAGCAGTGTGTAATAGGGGATTTTTGAAGTGTTGACTGATGATTGCATGGAGTTTTTTTGATTGATGTTTTTTTTGGTTTCTTTGGCCTGCGCGATTTCTGGGGCCGGTGTTGCATGGCCCAGCCTCTTCAATTTTAGCGAATTATGTAATTTTGTTAAGAAATCTGAGTGTATTGCGTCTACAGTTCTTAACAAACTCTCAAGAATTGAGGGCAACAGAAGCGGTGATCCGCACTCTCCAAAGTTTCGGGCATCGGGCAAACTAGAATAGATGGCAGAAGATTATTGTCACGCCTTCTTGTCTGGCTTCAGAAAGTGGGCTTGTCAAAATTATCCTTAATGTTAGGCTGGGTGTGAAATTTTTTCACGCTGGGATGCGGGATATCATCTGTACAAAAAACCAAACTATTGTTTAGACCCCAAGGGGATTTTTAATTGCATGATTTGGCCGTTTAAACCGAGTTTTCGTAAACAAATTGCTCGCATTGAAGTTACGGGTGCAATTGCCGGTGCAACTCGTAAACAAGTTTTAGAAGCGCTAAAAACTATTGAGGAAAAGAAGTTTCCTGCTCTGCTTTTACGCATTGACAGTCCGGGCGGGACAGTGGGGGATTCTCAAGAAATTTATAGTGCTTTAAAAAAGTTAGGCGAAAAAGTTAAAATTGTTGCCAGTTTTGGCAATATTTCGGCTTCTGGTGGGGTGTATATCGCTATGGGTGCTCATCATATTGTGGCGAACCCAGGCACGATTACCGGCAGCATTGGGGTGATTCTTCGCGGCAATAATATTGAGCGGTTGCTGGAAAAAATTGGCGTTTCTTTTAAGGTGATTAAATCGGGGCCGTATAAAGATATTTTGTCTTTTGACCGCGAATTAACTGAGGCCGAAAAAGAAATTTTGCAGCAGCTTATTGATACGAGTTACGGCCAGTTTGTGCAAACGGTGGCTGAGGCGAGAAAGTTGGCGGTTGAAACGGTAAAAAGTTTTGCGGATGGTCGCATTTTTACTGGGGAACAAGCTTTAAACTTGGGGGTGATTGACCGGCTGGGTACGGAAGAAGACGCTCGCCGCTGGGCTGCGGAACTGGTGGGGTTAGATCCTGAAAAAACCCGCTGTTATACTTTTGAAGAACGCAAACCACCGCTGAGTCGGATTTTGGGAAGTTCGCAAGCGAGTTCTAAATTCTCTGCCGGTGTGGGTTGGTTAGACTTTGAATTGTCTACCAGCGGTCAACCTTTGTGGATGTACCGGCCTTAAGTAAGGCGCTAGGTGCAATTTTAGGTTTTAAAGTGTGTTTTAATGCCTAAAATTGTGCCTGGGCAATCAAGTCAAATGTCTAAAATCTAAATTCTAAATTTTGTAATCCCAGGAGGTTTTTTGGCGTGGAGTGGAAAGTAAGGGCAATTCGTGGCGCTACAACTGTTTCAGAAAATACGGTTGAAGCAATTCAAGAGGCGGTAACTGAACTGTTGGATGAGTTAGAGTCACGCAATGATTTAGATCCTGAAAATATTATTAGCGTCACTTTTTCTGTAACGCGCGATATTGATGTTATCTTTCCTGCTGCTATTGCCAGAAGTCGTCCTGGGTGGGATAATGTGGCTCTTTTGGATGTTCAGCAAATGCACGTTGAGGGCAGTTTGCCTCGCTGTATTCGCTTTTTAATTCATGTTAATTTGCCGGTTCTTCAAGACCGCATTTATCACCCCTATTTACGCCTCGCTCAAAATCTTCGTCCTGATCGGAGTTTAAGTTTAAGTTAGTGATTTGTCAGTAGAGACGTTTTGGCAGAACGTCTCTACTGACAAATGACGATTAGAGTTGTTTGGTGGCTTCGCTGTGGTGATGAAAGCGAATGCCTATAAAGATGTCGTAAACAAAACTCCAAAAGCTTTTTCCTTGTAATAATCCCAGGGTTTGTTCGCAACCTTTGGCATCTAATAAGGGTTTGGTTGCTTCGTAGGCGGGTTTGTAGTAGTACCAAGGAATTGCAGGCCACAAATGATGTATGAGATGGTAGTTTTGTCCCATAATTAAGATGTTTAAAATGGCGTTTGGGTAAACTCTGGCATTTTTCCAGCGGTCTTGTTCTACAAAGGGCCGGTGAGGTAAATAATCAAAAAATAATCCCAAGGCTATACCGACAACTAAGGCCGGTAAAAACCAAAAGTTGAGGATGTAACCCAAATGATCATGCTGGCAAGCAATATAGACGATACTGCCCACAAAAAGCCGGCTTAAAAACCATTCCAGCAATTCCCATTTTTTCCACAAACGTCTTTTGAAAAAGAAGACTTCGTGGTAAAAAAATCTGGCTGCAATTAAAAACAGGGGCCCGCCGGTGGAAACAAAGTGATCCGGGTCGTTTTTGGGGTCGTTAACGTGGGCGTGGTGTTGCAAATGCACGCGGGTAAATACCGGAAAGGCAAACCCTAGCATTAAAGCACTGCCGTGCCCTAACAGCGCGTTGACAATTCGGTTGCGATGGGCAACATTGTGAGAGGCATCGTGAATGACTGTGCCTACTAAATGTAGGGCAAGCACGTTTGTGCAAAAGCAACACCAGTCTACCCAGTGAAAAAACCAGTACCCTATGTGAGAACTGGCGAACATGGCGACTGCACCTAAAAACATAATTAAAGTCGGGTTTACGTCCCCTGGAGGCCCGACAAATTGTTTAGGAACTGTCAGCGGCTGCGTTGCCTCCGACATTGTTGTATTTACTCCTTATTGTTAATAACTGTGGGGCATTGTAAGCTATTTTTGAAAAAAAATAAAGTTTTATGACAAAATTTCATCCCTTAGTTGGTAATATCTAAGAATCTTTAAACTATAGGCCAAACGCAAAAAATCGTTTTTTTGGCCCCGCGTTAACTTTAGTTAGATACTCTCCAAGTTTTTTTAAGCACATTATACTAATTTTTGTTTTTTTTATATGTTTGCTCCTTCTGTGCCGATCTCCTAATCTCTGGAAAAAAGTCCCTAATAAACATCCACCTTATATTTTCTGGCGGTGCTATTATCGAGCCTGCGTTGGAATATATAGCCGGTGAATGCCTATTTTAATTCAGCGGTCAAGTTCGCTGCGAACATTTTTAGCGTTCCTGAATCTTGTATAAAGTCCATAGGGCCAATACTCTATTTTTTCTTGAACAAGTCCCAGCAGCGCTGATGCCAGACTATCCCCTCGATAAGCGGGTCAGGTGGTGAATTTTGATTGCCATCAATAAATAAGCCGGCAACTCAAACTATAAAATGTTAATGAGACAGGGTGGAATGCGATAGCCATCAGCAAGGATGCCGAGTTTTTTGCGAGCAACAGCGATTTATTTAAGTGAAATTATGTCATGGAACTAACAA includes the following:
- the crtR gene encoding beta-carotene hydroxylase, whose protein sequence is MSEATQPLTVPKQFVGPPGDVNPTLIMFLGAVAMFASSHIGYWFFHWVDWCCFCTNVLALHLVGTVIHDASHNVAHRNRIVNALLGHGSALMLGFAFPVFTRVHLQHHAHVNDPKNDPDHFVSTGGPLFLIAARFFYHEVFFFKRRLWKKWELLEWFLSRLFVGSIVYIACQHDHLGYILNFWFLPALVVGIALGLFFDYLPHRPFVEQDRWKNARVYPNAILNILIMGQNYHLIHHLWPAIPWYYYKPAYEATKPLLDAKGCEQTLGLLQGKSFWSFVYDIFIGIRFHHHSEATKQL
- a CDS encoding DMT family transporter; translated protein: MQSSVNTSKIPYYTLLLIAPFFLWGTAMVAMKSAIPNTTAFFVAGVRLVPAGLLVLAAAHLAGRSQPKGWKAWLWISLFAVVDAAMFQGFLAQGLVRTGAGLGSVMIDSQPLAVAILCRFLFAEQIGIWGWLGLLIGVLGISCIGLPDQWILEILQGHFSAISQNFEPGQNLATSLFQSGEWLMLLAALSMALGTVTIRKVSQYADPVVATGWHMIIGGLPLFALSAVTETQQWQNLDLAGWLGLAYATVFGSAIAYGLFFYFASSGNLTSLSALTFLTPVFALLFGNLFLGEMLSPLQTAGVCLTLLSIYLINQRDNIAQILNVKRGIAATENQLLLTRVQDKPAEKIPLQVRLSETETEI
- a CDS encoding LD-carboxypeptidase is translated as MQKPIKICQPAPLKKGDLLRVIAPSGCLRETEAFEKGVEIWRNRGYRVELCEGYDSRWGYLAGTDEARRYQLAQAWNDPECKGILCARGGYGGARLLENWTWPTTEAKWLIGFSDITGLLWSLCTMGVSGVHGPLLTTIAAEPDWSITRLFDWVENRSLEALQGTGWGGGVVSGLLLPANLTVATHLLGTPVQPSFDGVILAFEDVGEAPYRLDRMLTQWRLMGMFTGVKGIALGRFSRCEVEAKIPSFTVDEVLKNRLGDLGVPVVSGLPFGHEGENAALPVGVPVILDGDRGILKFE
- a CDS encoding MBL fold metallo-hydrolase; translation: MQLTYLDSNSWLIETAGQRILLDPWLIGPLVFGNLPWLFKGDRPQPRQIPANIDLILLSQGLEDHAHPPTLKELQKTIPVVGSPGAAKVTTQLGYSKVTPLLHNQSYTLANKVQITAFPGSPIGPTTVENAYLLKDLETGTSLYYEPHGYHSPTLKEFAPIDVVISPLIDLAIPFLGPVIKGSQTALDLAKMVQPQVILPTAAGGDVIFEGLLMSILRAVGSVEEFQQLLIANNLSTKVIDPKPGEAFTLELQHRAFV
- a CDS encoding peptidoglycan-binding protein; translation: MTPVQLAQTDAPPTTPPPTLQAGDRGPAVEQLQTSLKKLGFYTETVDGFYGETTIDAVAKFQQSVGLTSDGIAGAITTQRLQTAVQKSQESIVKTSQPKPNPAKKPGLLQGKRGFFLLGLGGIALVAIVGGLFYLLMRSGEETEPDEYDQQDRQLKPKVPQTQKFDTSKQLESTSKPQQNYENNGFSEWGTNPSEQHDAPQLVNKTGEALAFDEMPRLSKIDIVEELIRDLPTLDQFKRRKTIWELGQRGDSRAIQPLVNLLIDSDSQQRSLILAALSEIGTRTLKPMNRALALSLEDDNAEVRKNAIRDLSRIYDLLLQMSQLLRRAVDDEDVEVQETARWALGQLNNIRFVAGVDTPQRRSDSGSSRDNSHDNLS
- the sppA gene encoding signal peptide peptidase SppA, coding for MIWPFKPSFRKQIARIEVTGAIAGATRKQVLEALKTIEEKKFPALLLRIDSPGGTVGDSQEIYSALKKLGEKVKIVASFGNISASGGVYIAMGAHHIVANPGTITGSIGVILRGNNIERLLEKIGVSFKVIKSGPYKDILSFDRELTEAEKEILQQLIDTSYGQFVQTVAEARKLAVETVKSFADGRIFTGEQALNLGVIDRLGTEEDARRWAAELVGLDPEKTRCYTFEERKPPLSRILGSSQASSKFSAGVGWLDFELSTSGQPLWMYRP
- a CDS encoding glycosyltransferase family 4 protein, producing the protein MRLLFLSTSVGPLGTGLGGGVELTLYNVALEMLRRQHQLTILAPMNSQMGNLPIVEVAGELQVPAQTQDRDVPVIMAGNSVLVNMCEYARKVQSEYDLIVNFAYDWLPCFLTRFYNIPIAHVISMGSLSQAMDTIVGEIVQEFPGTIGVCTKVQAETFTFAKDCKVLGSGIDLSLYNYCETPENQLAWVARIAPEKGLEDAVAAAQILGIPLKIFGKIQDQEYWEKILRDYPDAPIEYVGFLSTTALQAQLGKCRGMLMTPRWVEAFGNVAIEALACGVPVIAYRRGGPIEIVRDGETGFLVEPDSVDALVDAINNLDKINRYYCRKQAEEEYSLPAWGDRMEQWFKNILTADKRR
- the aroH gene encoding chorismate mutase, coding for MEWKVRAIRGATTVSENTVEAIQEAVTELLDELESRNDLDPENIISVTFSVTRDIDVIFPAAIARSRPGWDNVALLDVQQMHVEGSLPRCIRFLIHVNLPVLQDRIYHPYLRLAQNLRPDRSLSLS